In Camelina sativa cultivar DH55 chromosome 16, Cs, whole genome shotgun sequence, a single window of DNA contains:
- the LOC104752207 gene encoding probably inactive leucine-rich repeat receptor-like protein kinase At2g25790 yields MSTSHHHHQPPYLITTLFFLFLNFSCLHANELELLLSFKASIQDPLRHLSSWSTNDVCLWNGIVCNNFSRVVSLDLSTKNISGQILNSTTFRLPFLRAINLSNNNLSGPIPHDIFTTSSPSLRYLNLSNNNFSGSIPRGFLPNLYTLDLSNNMLTGEIYDDIGFFSNLRVLDLGGNVLTGHVPTYLGNLSRLEFLTLASNQLTGGIPAELWKMNNLKWIYLGYNNLSGAIPYQIGGLSSLNHLDLVYNNLSGPIPPSLGDLKKLQYMFLYQNKLSGQIPLSIFSLKNLISLDFSDNLLSGEIPELVAQMKSLEILHLFSNSLTGTIPEGVTSLPRLKVLQLWSNNFSGGIPANLGKHSNLTVLDLSTNNLTGKLPDTLCESGHLTKLILFSNSLDGQIPPSLGTCPILERVRLQNNGFSGELPRGFTKLQLVNFLDLSNNNLQGNISTWDMPQLEMLNLSRNNFSGDLPDLSRSKRLKKLDLSRNKISGRVPLRLMKFPQLMDMDLSDNEITGVIPSDLSSCKNLVNLDLSHNNLTGEIPSSFSEFPVLSVLDLSCNRLSGEIPKNLGNIESLVQVNISHNLLHGSLPSSGAFLAINETAVAGNSDLCSENTASGLRPCKIVRKRSTKSWWFVVTSTFVAFLAVLVCGFFIAPVFQRKHNVLVVKKVEQEDGTKWEIQFFDSRFMKSHTVKAILSSLKDENVFADKNGMQFVVKEVKKYDALPEMSEMKKISEHKNILKLVATCRSEKVAYLIHENVEGERLSQILNGLSWERRRKIMISIAEALRFLHCRCSMAVVAGNLSPENIVIDVKYEPRLCLGLPGLLCMDAAYIALETREHKEMTSKSEIYGFGILLLHLLTGKSFSGDEDIESKVNGSLVNWARYSYLNSNTETWIDSSIDTTVHQRDIVHVMSLALNCTAIDPQERPCIKKVLQALESTSSSSSFCISYFPKIRLLA; encoded by the exons atgtctacttctcatcatcatcatcaacctccATATCTCATCACCACATTATTCTTCTTGTTTCTGAACTTCTCCTGCCTTCACGCAAATGAACTTGAGCTTCTCTTATCATTCAAAGCCTCAATTCAAGACCCTCTAAGGCACCTATCTTCTTGGTCAACTAATGATGTGTGTCTTTGGAACGGCATCGTTTGCAACAACTTCTCTCGTGTtgtctctctcgatctctccaCCAAGAACATCTCCGGTCAAATCCTTAACTCCACAACTTTCCGGCTACCTTTTCTTCGAGCTATCAACCTCTCAAACAACAACTTGTCCGGTCCAATCCCTCATGACATCTTTACCACTTCGTCTCCTTCTCTTCGTTACCTCAACCTAAGCAACAACAACTTCTCTGGCTCCATCCCTCGAGGCTTTCTTCCAAACCTCTACACGTTAGATCTTTCCAACAACATGCTCACGGGTGAGATCTATGACGACATCGGGTTTTTCTCGAATCTTAGGGTCCTCGATCTCGGCGGAAACGTCTTAACGGGCCATGTACCGACCTATCTTGGGAACCTCTCGAGATTAGAGTTCTTAACATTGGCTTCAAACCAGTTAACCGGAGGCATACCGGCAGAGTTATGGAAGATGAACAACTTGAAATGGATATACCTGGGATACAACAATCTTTCCGGTGCAATCCCTTACCAAATCGGTGGCTTATCCTCTCTCAACCACCTTGATCTCGTCTACAACAATCTCTCTGGACCGATACCTCCTTCACTAGGAGACTTGAAGAAGCTTCAGTACATGTTTCTCTACCAAAACAAGCTCTCCGGTCAGATCCCACTGTCTATCTTCTCCCTCAAAAACCTCATCTCTCTAGACTTTAGCGATAACTTGCTCTCCGGAGAGATCCCTGAGCTTGTTGCTCAGATGAAAAGCTTGGAGATTCTCCATCTCTTCTCTAATAGCTTAACCGGAACAATTCCAGAAGGAGTAACTTCTTTGCCACGTCTTAAAGTTCTTCAGCTTTGGTCCAACAACTTTTCTGGCGGGATCCCAGCGAATCTTGGGAAACATAGCAACCTCACTGTTCTTGATCTTTCTACCAACAATCTCACCGGAAAACTCCCTGATACCCTCTGTGAATCTGGCCATCTCACCAAGCTCATCCTCTTTTCCAACTCTCTAGACGGCCAAATTCCACCGAGTTTAGGCACGTGCCCGATCTTAGAACGCGTGAGGCTTCAAAACAATGGATTCTCAGGCGAGTTACCTCGAGGTTTCACCAAGTTACAACTTGTTAACTTCTTGGACTTATCAAACAACAACCTCCAAGGTAATATCAGCACATGGGACATGCCACAACTTGAGATGTTGAACCTCAGCAGGAACAACTTCTCCGGTGATTTACCTGATCTTTCTAGAAGCAAAAGACTcaagaagcttgatttatcaaggaACAAGATCTCTGGAAGGGTTCCGCTACGACTGATGAAGTTCCCTCAACTTATGGATATGGATTTAAGTGACAACGAGATCACTGGAGTGATCCCAAGCGACTTGTCTTCGTGCAAGAATCTAGTGAATCTTGATTTGAGCCACAACAATCTTACCGGAGAGATCCCTTCTAGCTTCTCAGAATTCCCAGTCCTAAGCGTTCTTGATCTGTCTTGCAACCGATTATCTGGCGAGATTCCGAAGAATCTAGGGAACATCGAGTCTCTTGTTCAAGTCAACATCTCTCATAATCTTCTGCACGGTAGCTTACCTTCAAGTGGAGCTTTTCTTGCCATAAACGAAACAGCGGTCGCGGGTAATAGCGATCTCTGCAGCGAAAACACCGCTAGCGGATTACGTCCTTGCAAGAttgtaagaaagagaagcaCAAAGAGTTGGTGGTTTGTCGTCACTTCAACTTTTGTAGCTTTCTTGGCCGTCCTTGTCTGCGGTTTCTTTATCGCTCCTgtctttcaaagaaaacataacGTTTTGGTGGTCAAGAAAGTGGAACAAGAAGATGGTACAAAGTGGGAAATTCAATTCTTCGATTCAAGATTCATGAAGTCGCATACAGTGAAGGCGATTCTATCATCTCTCAAGGACGAAAACGTTTTTGCGGATAAAAACGGCATGCAGTTCGTTGTTAAGGAGGTCAAGAAGTATGATGCTCTTCCCGAGATGTCGGAAATGAAGAAAATTTCTGAGCACAAAAACATACTTAAGTTAGTTGCTACGTGCCGGTCGGAAAAAGTGGCCTACTTGATACACGAAAACGTCGAAGGGGAACGACTAAGCCAGATTTTGAATGGTTTGAGTTGGGAAAGACGAAGGAAGATTATGATAAGTATCGCAGAAGCTCTTCGGTTTTTACATTGCCGGTGTTCAATGGCGGTTGTTGCCGGTAATTTATCGCCGGAGAATATTGTCATCGACGTCAAGTATGAACCAAGGCTTTGTCTCGGTCTTCCGGGCCTACTTTGCATGGATGCTGCTTACATAGCCCTAG AAACGAGGGAGCACAAGGAAATGACAAGTAAAAGTGAAATCTATGGTTTTGGAATCCTCCTCCTTCATCTCCTCACCGGTAAAAGTTTTTCCGGTGATGAGGACATAGAATCTAAAGTTAATGGAAGTTTGGTTAACTGGGCTAGATATTCATACTTGAATAGCAATACTGAGACGTGGATCGACTCATCTATCGACACAACGGTACATCAGCGCGACATTGTCCATGTCATGAGCTTAGCTTTGAACTGTACGGCCATTGATCCACAAGAGAGGCCCTGCATCAAGAAAGTTTTACAAGCATTAGAGTCTACCTCATCGTCAAGTTCTTTTTGCATTTCATATTTTCCAAAGATACGGTTGTTGGCCTGA
- the LOC104752209 gene encoding lachrymatory-factor synthase-like produces MEEASRGEKWQAKVSATLTKTKPDQICPLFTDFFNLNKWLPTLGTCHGVHGNNGELGCIRFCSGSSIGSNGVTSAVEWSKEKLVAIDPVERVMRYEIVESNIGFESYVSTLKISPRGEVEDVDGCVIEWSFTVDPVRGLSLDDLVKKYEKALGVIAKNMEEALTRGESSFKSC; encoded by the coding sequence ATGGAAGAAGCTTCAAGGGGAGAAAAATGGCAAGCCAAAGTGTCAGCTACCCTCACAAAGACAAAGCCAGACCAAATCTGCCCTCTCTTCACCGATTTCTTCAATCTCAACAAGTGGCTTCCGACGCTAGGCACGTGTCACGGCGTCCACGGCAACAACGGTGAACTCGGCTGCATCAGATTCTGCTCCGGCTCTTCCATAGGATCCAACGGCGTAACATCCGCCGTGGAATGGTCGAAGGAGAAGCTGGTGGCCATTGATCCAGTGGAGCGTGTAATGAGATATGAGATAGTGGAGAGTAACATTGGATTCGAGTCCTACGTCTCCACGCTGAAGATATCTCCACGTGGCGAAGTTGAAGACGTTGATGGTTGTGTGATTGAGTGGAGTTTCACCGTTGATCCCGTGAGAGGATTGTCTCTAgatgatttggtgaagaaataCGAGAAAGCACTTGGGGTAATCGCCAAGAACATGGAAGAGGCTTTGACAAGAGGAGAGTCTTCTTTCAAAAGTTGTTGA